One Mangifera indica cultivar Alphonso chromosome 4, CATAS_Mindica_2.1, whole genome shotgun sequence genomic region harbors:
- the LOC123212992 gene encoding E3 ubiquitin-protein ligase UPL3-like: protein METRSRKRAEASSAAPSISSSSSGPTTRSYGNKRPRVAPATSNTTTAPASSSSATTRSRQSRALSMDPTTESSSSRHTRRAKISSSNADNSADKGKEKEHNSNNNNNNSDLANTGRALGLNMDTGMDDDDNDSEGGVGILHQNLTSASSALQGLLRKLGAGLDDLLPSPAMGSTSSSHQSGRLKKILAGLRADGEEGKQVEALTQLCEMLSIGTEESLSTFSVDSFAPVLVGLLNHESNPDIMLLAARALTHLCDVLPSSCAAVVHYGAVTCFVARLLTIEYMDLAEQSLQALKKISQEHPTACLRAGALMAVLSYLDFFSTGVQRVALSTAANMCKKLPSDAADFVMEAVPLLTNLLQYHDSKVLEHASVCLTRIAEAFASSPDKLDELCNHGLVTQAASLISTSNPGGGQASLSTPTYTGLIRLLSTCASGSPLCAKTLLLLGISGILKDILSGSGVSANTSVPPSLSRPSEQIFEIVNLANELLPPLPQGTITLPASSNIFMKGPLVRKSPASSSGKQVDTDVSAPEVSAREKLLNDQPELLQQFGMDLLPVLIQIYGSSVNSPVRHKCLSVIGKLMFFSSAEMIQSLLSVTNISSFLAGVLAWKDPHVLVPALQIAEILMEKLPATFSKMFVREGVVHAVDQLILVGNPNTVPAQASPGDKDNDSGSGTSLRSRRYRRRTGNSNPEGNYSEESKNPVSLNVGSPPSSVEIPTVNSNLRTTVSASAKAFKDKYFPSDPGAAEAGVTDHLLLLKNLCLKLNVGVDDQRTKAKGKSKASGSHIADISASKEEYLIGVVSEMLTELSKGDGVSTFEFIGSGVVAALLNYFSCGYFSKEKISEVNLLKLRQQALKRYKSFLSISLPSSVDAGNVAPLTVLVQKLQNALSSLERFPVVLSHSSRSSGGSARLSSGLSALSQPFKLRLCRAQGEKSLRDYSSNVVLIDPLASLAAVEEFLWPRVQRGESGQKPMASVGNSESGTTPSGAGASSPSTSTPTSAARRHSSRSRLSVNIGDATKKEPSQEKGSSSSKGKGKAVLKSAQEEARGPQTRNAARRRAALDKDAQMKQVNADTSSEDEELDISPVEIDEALVIEDDDISDDDDDEDHEEVLRDDSLPLCIPEKVHDVKLGDSAEDSAIASAASDSQTNPASGSSGRAAIVRGSDSADFRSGNSYGSRGAMSFAAAAMAGLGSANGRGVRGGRDRHGRPLFGSSNEPPKLIFTAGGKQLNRHLTIYQAIQRQLVLDEDDDERYGGSDFISSDGSRLWSDIYTITYQRADSQADRVPIGGSSSTGPSKSTKSGSASNSNSDAQSHRMSLLDSILQGELPCDLEKSNPTYSILALLRVLEGLNQLAPRLRAEMISDSYAEGKISSLDEQSATGARVPLEDFVNSKLTPKLARQIQDALALCSGSLPSWCYQLTKACPFLFPFETRRQYFYSTAFGLSRALYRLQQQQGADGHGSVNEREVRVGRLERQKVRVSRNRILDSAAKVMEMYSSQKAVLEVEYFGEVGTGLGPTLEFYTLLSRDLQKVGLEMWRSNSSSEKSSMETNGGEEEKGKSNNVTGDLIQAPLGLFPRPWPPNADTSEASQFSKVIEYFRLVGRVMAKALQDGRLLDLPLSTAFYKLVLGQDLDLHDILSFDSGFGKILQELHLTVCRKQYLESASCDNCDAISDLRFRGAQIEDLCFDFTVPGYPDYILKPGDENVDINNLEEYISLVVDATVKTGIMRQMEAFRAGFNQVFDISSLQIFTPHELDHLVCGRRELWEAETLAEHIKFDHGYTARSPAIVNLLEIMGEFTPEQQRAFCQFVTGAPRLPPGGLAVLNPKLTIVRKHSSTASSAATNATGASESADDDLPSVMTCANYLKLPPYSSKEIMYNKLLYAISEGQGSFDLS, encoded by the exons ATGGAAACTCGGAGCCGGAAGCGGGCGGAGGCCTCCTCAGCTGCCCCATCGATTtcatcatcttcgtctgggCCCACCACTCGTTCTTACGGCAATAAACGACCGCGTGTAGCTCCCGCCACCTCGAACACAACAACCGCCCCCGCTTCCTCCTCTTCCGCCACCACACGCTCACGTCAGTCACGCGCCCTCTCCATGGACCCTACCACTGAATCCTCCAGTTCTCGACACACTCGCCGCGCCAAAATCTCCTCATCCAACGCCGACAATTCCGCCGACAAAGGTAAAGAAAAAGAACACAATagtaataacaacaataacaatTCGGATTTGGCCAACACGGGTCGGGCACTTGGGTTGAATATGGATACGGGCATGGATGACGATGACAATGACAGCGAGGGTGGAGTTGGAATTTTGCATCAGAATCTGACCTCAGCTAGCAGTGCCTTGCAAGGACTATTGAGGAAGCTCGGCGCTGGATTGGATGATCTTTTACCGTCCCCAGCCATGGGGTCGACTTCGTCATCTCATCAGAGCGGGAGATTGAAGAAGATTTTAGCTGGGCTGAGGGCAGACGGTGAGGAGGGGAAGCAAGTAGAGGCGTTGACCCAGCTTTGTGAGATGTTGTCCATTGGGACAGAGGAGAGTTTGAGTACTTTCTCAGTAGATTCATTTGCGCCTGTGCTGGTTGGGTTGCTGAATCATGAAAGTAATCCCGATATTATGTTGCTTGCGGCTAGGGCTCTCACACATTTGTGTGATGTTTTGCCGTCATCTTGTGCTGCTGTTGTGCACTATGGGGCGGTTACCTGTTTTGTAGCGCGGTTGCTAACAATTGAGTACATGGATCTGGCTGAACAG TCTCTGCAAGCTTTAAAGAAGATATCGCAGGAGCACCCAACTGCCTGTTTGAGAGCTGGTGCTCTAATGGCAGTTCTTTCGTATCTGGATTTTTTCTCCACAGGAGTTCAG AGGGTAGCATTGTCCACTGCTGCAAATATGTGCAAGAAACTCCCTTCTGATGCTGCCGACTTTGTGATGGAAGCTGTTCCTCTGTTGACAAACCTTCTTCAGTACCATGATTCAAAG GTGCTGGAACATGCTTCTGTTTGTTTGACTCGAATTGCTGAAGCATTCGCATCATCTCCAGACAAGTTAGATGAACTATGTAATCATGGACTGGTTACACAGGCTGCCTCTCTCATTTCAACCAGTAACCCTGGAGGTGGGCAGGCATCTCTCAGCACACCTACCTATACG GGTTTAATTCGATTGCTGTCCACTTGTGCTAGTGGATCGCCTCTTTGTGCCAAAACTTTGCTCCTCCTTGGGATCAGTGGAATTCTGAAAGATATACTATCAGGGTCTGGTGTTTCTGCTAATACATCTGTTCCACCCTCGTTGAGTAGGCCATCAGAGCAG ATTTTCGAGATAGTCAACCTGGCAAATGAGCTCCTCCCCCCACTACCACAAGGAACTATCACCCTCCCAGCCAGCTCCAATATATTTATGAAAGGTCCTCTGGTGAGGAAGTCTCCTGCCAGTAGTTCTGGGAAACAGGTTGATACAGATGTAAGTGCTCCTGAGGTTTCTGCTcgagagaaattattaaatgatcAGCCTGAACTCCTGCAGCAGTTCGGAATGGATCTTCTTCCTGTTCTAATACAG ATCTATGGTTCCAGTGTCAACAGTCCAGTTCGCCACAAATGTCTTTCTGTTATTGGGAAGTTGATGTTCTTCAGCAGTGCAGAGATGATTCAGTCTCTATTAAGTGTGACAAACATATCGAG CTTTTTAGCTGGTGTTTTGGCATGGAAAGATCCACATGTCTTGGTTCCTGCTCTCCAAATTGCTGAGATTCTAATGGAAAAGCTTCCTGCTACATTCTCTAAGATGTTTGTCAGAGAAGGTGTTGTTCATGCTGTAGATCAACTTATTTTAGTTGGTAATCCAAATACTGTTCCTGCCCAAGCATCTCCTGGTGATAAGGACAATGATTCTGGATCTGGTACATCATTACGTTCGCGGCGTTATAGACGACGCACTGGTAACTCAAATCCTGAAGGAAATTATTCGGAAGAATCAAAGAATCCTGTTTCACTAAATGTTGGTTCACCTCCAAGTTCAGTAGAAATTCCAACAGTGAATTCTAATCTCCGAACCACAGTCAGTGCAAGTGCTAAAGCATTTAAGGACAAGTACTTTCCTTCAGATCCTGGGGCTGCTGAAGCTGGAGTTACAGATCATCTTTTACTTCTAAAGAatctttgtttgaagttgaATGTTGGTGTTGATGACCAAAGGACTAAAGCAAAGGGAAAATCTAAAGCCTCTGGGTCTCACATAGCTGATATATCTGCTAGTAAGGAAGAGTATTTGATTGGTGTGGTATCTGAGATGTTAACTGAACTAAGCAAAGGGGACGGTGTATCCACTTTTGAGTTTATTGGCAGTGGTGTTGTTGCAgctttgttaaattatttttcttgtggTTATTTCTCTAAGGAAAAAATTTCAGAAGTCAATTTGCTCAAGCTTCGCCAACAAGCTCTTAAAAGATATAAGTCATTTCTTTCTATTTCACTCCCATCAAGTGTGGATGCAGGAAATGTGGCTCCTTTGACCGTCTTAGTTCAGAAGCTTCAAAATGCTTTGTCCTCACTAGAGCGTTTTCCTGTCGTGCTGAGCCATTCATCTAGGTCATCTGGTGGAAGTGCTCGTCTCTCTTCTGGACTGAGTGCATTATCTCAGCCTTTTAAGTTGCGCCTCTGTCGAGCTCAAGGGGAAAAATCTCTCCGTGATTATTCTTCTAATGTTGTGCTGATTGATCCATTAGCAAGTTTAGCAGCTGTTGAAGAATTTCTTTGGCCTCGAGTTCAGCGAGGTGAGTCTGGCCAAAAGCCTATGGCATCTGTAGGGAATTCAGAGTCTGGGACCACACCCTCTGGAGCTGGTGCTTCGTCTCCTTCTACCTCAACTCCTACTTCTGCAGCTCGTCGTCATTCTTCAAGATCCAGATTATCTGTTAATATTGGAGATGCCACTAAAAAGGAACCTTCCCAAGAGAAGGGCTCAAGCTCATCCAAGGGGAAGGGTAAAGCTGTTTTGAAGTCTGCTCAGGAGGAGGCAAGAGGACCTCAAACAAGAAATGCTGCTCGTAGAAGAGCAGCTCTAGACAAAGATGCACAAATGAAGCAAGTGAATGCAGATACAAGTTCTGAG GATGAGGAATTGGATATATCTCCAGTGGAGATTGATGAAGCATTGGTGATTGAAGATGATGATATctctgatgatgatgatgatgaagatcatgaagaa GTGTTGAGAGATGATTCTCTTCCTCTTTGCATACCTGAGAAAGTACATGACGTAAAATTGGGTGATTCGGCTGAGGATAGTGCAATTGCTTCAGCAGCTAGTGATAGTCAGACTAACCCAGCATCTGGATCTAGTGGCAGAGCTGCTATAGTCAGGGGTTCTGATTCTGCTGACTTTAGGAGTGGCAATTCTTATGGTTCAAGGGGAGCGATGTCATTTGCTGCTGCTGCTATGGCTGGGCTTGGTTCTGCTAACGGAAGAGGTGTAAGGGGAGGCAGAGATCGACATGGACGGCCTCTGTTTGGCAGTTCCAATGAGCCTCCAAAGTTGATATTCACTGCTGGTGGTAAACAGCTTAACAGGCATTTGACTATTTATCAGGCCATTCAACGACAGCTTGTGCTGGATGAGGACGATGATGAGAGGTATGGTGGCAGTGACTTCATATCGAGTGATGGGAGCAGACTGTGGAGTGATATTTACACTATAACATACCAGAGGGCAGACAGCCAAGCTGATAGGGTGCCCATTGGAGGATCAAGTTCTACAGGTCCATCAAAATCTACAAAATCTGGTTCTGCTTCCAATTCCAACTCTGATGCGCAATCCCATCGAATGTCACTTTTAGACAGCATCTTGCAAGGGGAACTTCCTTGTGATTTGGAAAAATCTAATCCTACATATAGTATACTAGCCCTGTTGCGTGTACTAGAGGGTTTGAATCAGCTTGCACCTCGCTTGAGAGCCGAGATGATTTCTGATAGTTATGCTGAGGGGAAAATATCAAGTCTAGATGAACAGAGTGCAACGGGTGCTAGGGTACCTTTAGAGGATTTTGTAAACAGTAAACTCACTCCTAAATTAGCTCGACAAATTCAAGATGCCCTGGCTTTGTGCAGTGGTAGTCTTCCCTCATGGTGTTATCAGTTGACGAAAGCATGCCCATTCTTGTTTCCTTTTGAGACCAGGCGTCAGTATTTTTATTCAACTGCTTTTGGGTTATCTCGTGCTTTATATCGTCTTCAGCAGCAGCAGGGTGCTGATGGTCATGGATCAGTAAATGAAAGAGAGGTGAGAGTTGGGAGATTAGAGCGCCAGAAAGTTCGTGTCTCTCGGAACCGTATTTTGGATTCTGCTGCAAAAGTAATGGAGATGTATTCTAGCCAGAAGGCTGTCCTTGAAGTAGAATATTTTGGCGAAGTTGGCACAGGTTTGGGTCCCACCCTTGAATTTTATACACTTCTAAGTCGTGACCTACAGAAAGTTGGACTTGAAATGTGGAGATCAAATTCTTCATCAGAGAAATCGTCTATGGAAACTAATGGtggtgaagaagaaaaaggtaaatcaaataatgtaacaGGAGATCTAATTCAAGCTCCACTTGGGTTGTTCCCTCGACCTTGGCCCCCAAATGCTGATACTTCTGAAGCTAGCCAGTTTTCTAAAGTCATTGAGTACTTCCGACTGGTTGGGCGTGTGATGGCTAAAGCTCTTCAAGACGGGAGGCTTTTAGATCTGCCATTGTCAACAGCATTCTATAAACTTGTTCTTGGTCAA GACCTTGATTTGCATGATATTCTTTCTTTTGATTCTGGATTTGGGAAGATTTTGCAAGAGCTGCATCTCACTGTTTGCCGGAAACAGTATTTAGAGTCAGCCAGTTGTGATAATTGTGATGCAATTTCTGACTTACGATTCCGTGGGGCCCAAATTGAGGATCTCTGCTTTGATTTTACTGTTCCTGGTTACCCGGATTACATTTTGAAACCAGGAGATGAAAAC GTTGACATCAATAACTTAGAAGAGTATATATCCCTGGTGGTTGATGCAACTGTGAAGACTGGAATTATGCGGCAAATGGAAGCATTTAGAGCAGGCTTCAATCAG GTCTTTGACATCTCATCACTGCAAATATTCACGCCTCATGAGTTGGACCATCTGGTTTGTGGCCGCAGAGAGTTGTGGGAG GCCGAGACACTTGCTGAgcatataaaatttgatcatgGTTACACTGCCAGGAGCCCTGCAATTGTAAAT tTACTAGAGATCATGGGTGAGTTTACACCGGAGCAGCAACGGGCCTTCTGCCAGTTTGTTACTGGTGCACCTAGGCTTCCACCAGGTGGCTTGGCGGTGCTTAATCCAAAGCTGACTATAGTGAGAAAG CATTCTTCAACTGCAAGTAGTGCAGCAACAAATGCAACTGGGGCATCAGAATCAGCAGATGATGATTTGCCTAGTGTAATGACTTGTGCCAATTACCTGAAGCTTCCCCCGTATTCTAGCAAG GAAATTATGTACAACAAACTGCTTTATGCAATCAGCGAAGGGCAGGGATCTTTTGATTTATCatga
- the LOC123214573 gene encoding rac-like GTP-binding protein 5: MSASRFIKCVTVGDGAVGKTCMLISYTSNTFPTDYVPTVFDNFSANVVVDGSTVNLGLWDTAGQEDYNRLRPLSYRGADVFLLAFSLISKASYENVAKKWIPELRHYAPGVPVILVGTKLDLREDNQFFIDHPGAVPITTAQGEELRKLIGAPVYIECSSKTQQNVKAVFDAAIKVVLQPPKQKKKKKRKAHKACSIL; the protein is encoded by the exons ATGAGTGCGTCGAGGTTCATAAAGTGCGTGACAGTCGGTGACGGCGCCGTTGGCAAGACTTGCATGCTTATTTCCTACACCAGCAACACTTTTCCGACG GACTATGTGCCAACTGTCTTTGACAATTTTAGTGCAAATGTGGTTGTGGATGGAAGCACTGTTAATCTAGGGTTATGGGATACCGCAG GCCAGGAAGATTACAATAGATTAAGACCTTTGAGCTATCGCGGGGCAGATGTGTTCCTGCTTGCATTTTCTCTCATTAGCAAGGCCAGCTATGAAAATGTTGCCAAGAAA TGGATTCCTGAATTGAGGCACTATGCACCTGGTGTTCCAGTTATTCTTGTTGGGACAAAGCTTG ATCTTCGGGAAGATAATCAATTCTTTATAGATCACCCTGGTGCAGTGCCCATTACCACAGCCCAG GGAGAGGAATTGAGAAAGCTGATTGGAGCTCCTGTTTACATCGAGTGTAGTTCAAAAACACAACAG AATGTGAAAGCTGTCTTTGATGCGGCCATCAAGGTGGTTCTCCAGCCGCcaaagcagaagaagaaaaagaagagaaaggcaCATAAGGCCTGCTCTATATTGTGA
- the LOC123213486 gene encoding beta-galactosidase 13-like, protein MWPDLILKAKRGGLNVIQTYVFWNIHEPIQGQFNFEGRYDIVKFIKLIQEHEMYVTLRVGPFIQAEWNHGGLPFWLREVPNITFRSDNEPFKFHMQNYVTMIIDKMKNEKLFASQGGPIILAQIENEYNTIQLAYGRLGNSYVQWAGNLALSLNVGVPWVMCKQIDAPGPVINTCNGRHCGDTFVGPNSPNKPSLWTENWTAQFRVFGDPPSQRAAEDIAFSTARFFSKNGTLTNYYMYHGGTNFGRTSAHFVTTRYYDEAPLDEYGLPREPKYGHLRDLHRALNLGKRALLWGTPSVEKPSEDTEFQVYEGDGSCTAFLANNSTIKGVDVTFRGNSYYLPAKSISILPDCKTVVFNTQKIVSQHNARNFIKSEVANQKLAANWEMTNEIIPTFEQLPHKAGSPLELFGLTKDTTDYVFYATTIDLGWRDLPMKQDASPVLLIASLGHSLLAFVNGEYAGSGHGSHIEKSFVFRRPINLKPGVNSIVIVGGLVGFPDSGVYMERRYAGPRSVEILGLNTGTLDLTNNHWAHQVGLEGERLKVYSEEGLSKMTWRKLEEKRPALSWFKTTFDAPEGDKTVAIRMNKMGKGMIWINGENIGRYWVSFLSPLGQPTQIEYHVPRAFLKPTDNLMVILEEEEGGKPEEILIQLVDRDTICSYITEHHPPPVKAWEYKNKQLQPAHGVPIPVAGLHCPTNKIITQVEFASYGTPVGFCGAYNIGNCTSPVTKEVVERHCLGKNRCEVPFDKDLLTNKLDPCPNETKHLAIQARCDYQK, encoded by the exons ATGTGGCCGGATCTTATTCTAAAGGCCAAACGTGGAGGTTTGAATGTGATTCAGACTTACGTTTTCTGGAACATCCATGAGCCAATACAAGGCCAG TTTAATTTTGAAGGAAGATATGATATAGTGAAATTCATCAAGCTGATTCAGGAGCATGAGATGTATGTAACTCTCCGCGTGGGACCTTTCATCCAAGCTGAATGGAATCATGG CGGATTGCCTTTCTGGCTAAGAGAGGTCCCCAACATCACATTTCGGTCTGATAATGAACCATTCAAG TTCCATATGCAAAATTATGTTACAATGATCATTGATAAGATGAAAAACGAGAAGTTATTTGCTTCACAAGGAGGTCCTATCATCCTGGCACAG ATCGAAAACGAGTATAATACAATTCAGCTTGCATATGGAAGGTTAGGAAATAGCTATGTTCAATGGGCAGGAAACTTAGCTTTGAGTTTGAACGTTGGAGTCCCGTGGGTTATGTGCAAGCAAATTGATGCTCCTGGTCCTGTG ATTAATACTTGCAATGGAAGGCATTGTGGAGATACTTTTGTTGGCCCCAATAGCCCCAACAAACCTTCTCTGTGGACTGAGAATTGGACTGCTCA GTTTAGAGTATTTGGAGACCCACCATCCCAAAGAGCAGCAGAAGATATAGCATTCTCAACTGCACGTTTCTTTTCGAAGAACGGAACACTAACTAATTACTACATG TACCATGGTGGTACAAATTTTGGTAGAACCAGTGCCCACTTTGTAACAACACGCTACTATGATGAGGCACCTCTTGATGAATATG GTTTGCCTAGAGAGCCCAAATATGGTCACCTGAGGGACTTACACAGGGCTTTAAACCTAGGGAAGAGGGCTCTCCTTTGGGGAACTCCTAGTGTTGAAAAACCCAGTGAAGATACAGAG TTTCAAGTCTACGAGGGAGATGGATCATGTACTGCTTTCTTGGCAAACAATTCTACTATTAAGGGCGTGGATGTTACATTCAGAGGCAATTCATATTACTTACCAGCTAAATCAATCAGCATCCTTCCTGACTGCAAGACTGTGGTTTTCAACACTCAAAAG ATTGTATCACAGCATAATGCcagaaatttcatcaaatcgGAGGTTGCAAACCAAAAGCTTGCTGCAAACTGGGAGATGACCAATGAAATTATTCCAACCTTTGAACAACTTCCACACAAGGCCGGGAGTCCATTGGAGCTCTTTGGCCTGACAAAGGATACCACAGATTATGTTTTTTATGCCACCAC CATAGATTTGGGATGGCGTGACCTGCCAATGAAACAAGATGCTTCCCCAGTTCTGTTGATTGCAAGTCTTGGCCATTCTTTACTTGCATTTGTAAATGGAGAATACGCAG GAAGTGGACATGGGAGCCATATCGAAAAGAGCTTCGTCTTCCGCAGGCCAATAAACCTGAAGCCTGGAGTCAACAGTATAGTAATTGTTGGTGGTTTAGTTGGATTCCCA GACAGTGGAGTCTATATGGAGAGGAGATATGCTGGCCCTCGTTCTGTTGAGATCCTTGGTTTGAACACAGGAACTCTTGATCTTACAAACAATCACTGGGCCCATCAG GTTGGTTTGGAAGGAGAAAGACTTAAAGTTTACAGTGAGGAAGGATTAAGCAAGATGACATGGAGAAAGCTTGAGGAAAAAAGACCAGCTCTTTCATGGTTCAAG ACAACTTTTGATGCTCCTGAAGGTGATAAAACTGTGGCCATTAGGATGAACAAGATGGGCAAAGGCATGATTTGGATCAATGGAGAGAACATTGGCCGCTACTGGGTGTCTTTCTTGTCCCCTCTTGGCCAGCCCACTCAAATCGA GTACCATGTTCCAAGAGCCTTTTTGAAGCCAACAGACAATCTAATGGTTATTCTCGAGGAGGAGGAAGGAGGTAAGCCTGAAGAGATCCTGATTCAATTGGTGGATAGAGATACAATTTGCAGTTACATAACAGAACACCATCCACCGCCTGTGAAGGCATGGGAATACAAGAACAAGCAGCTGCAGCCGGCGCATGGTGTTCCAATACCAGTGGCTGGCTTGCACTGTCCAACCAACAAAATCATCACCCAGGTGGAGTTTGCAAGCTATGGCACTCCAGTTGGTTTCTGTGGAGCCTACAACATCGGAAACTGCACTTCTCCTGTTACCAAGGAAGTCGTCGAAAGG CATTGCCTGGGGAAGAATAGGTGTGAAGTGCCATTTGACAAAGATCTATTGACAAATAAGTTGGATCCATGTCCAAATGAGACAAAGCATCTAGCAATCCAAGCGAGGTGCGATTACCAGAAGTGA
- the LOC123214572 gene encoding protein MCM10 homolog isoform X1 — MSSHQEDLDLLLSLQDRVLETPPASPSPGYLSDDGSPRQRGQVDMSAFRNVVKDCLDYEPKPVDKTGKLNQSKNLNNPEVEKFSGLRIRNQVLTPAELSERFSDIRFVRLSTIKNLLEGDTLSGCWATVGVLIERGNPKTSSIGKNYCIWKIGCLDENAISIFLFGDAYQQNLKAQAGTVFALFNCTVRRDTKGPGFSLSVSSPSQTLKMGTSVDHGVCKGKRKDGMACTVVINKRKGIYCKYHKVKISDQFSTMRTELKGGNLRTAFKDPYKPEGVYMVDPLADRSNSTKSKQPVKVLSVEALRNALSNAGKVTTNTHSQGIRFLNEVAASGKMACLQKTSLDKRKSSTVKTSSSGVDQKPDTKRKKTDVDQALMDKTKQGTGKMIELNYVSSDEEN; from the exons ATGTCAAGCCACCAAGAAGATCTCGATCTCCTCCTCTCTCTTCAAGACCGGGTTTTAGAAACTCCTCCTGCTTCTCCTTCACCTG GATATCTATCTGATGACGGATCTCCAAGGCAAAGAGGTCAAGTGGACATGTCTGCTTTTAGAAATGTTGTTAAGGACTGCCTAGATTATGAACCAAAACCCGTTGATAAAACTGGAAAATTGAACCAATCAAAGAACTTAAACAATCCCGAGGTTGAGAAGTTTTCTGGGCTGCGAATTAG GAACCAAGTTCTCACCCCTGCAGAGCTTAGTGAGCGCTTTTCAGATATCCGATTCGTTCGATTATCAACTATAAA GAATTTGTTGGAAGGAGACACTCTTTCAGGTTGTTGGGCAACTGTTGGAGTTTTGATTGAGAGGGGCAATCCAAAGACTAGTTCTATCGGGAAGAACTATTGTATATGGAAAATTGGGTGCTTAGACGAGAATGCCATatctatatttttgtttggtgATGCTTATCAGCAGAACTTGAAAGCACAGGCTGGAACAGTTTTTGCACTCTTTAATTGTACTGTACGCCGAGATACCAAG GGACCAGGATTTTCTTTGAGTGTGAGCTCTCCAAGTCAAACCCTTAAGATGGGTACTTCAGTGGACCATGGAGTTTGCAAGGGGAAAAGGAAGGATGGGATGGCATGTACAGTTGTCATAAATAA aCGTAAAGGGATCTATTGCAAATACCATAAAGTG AAAATATCAGATCAATTCTCCACCATGCGGACTGAATTGAAGGGAGG TAACTTAAGAACAGCATTTAAGGATCCTTACAAACCAGAAGGTGTTTACATGGTTGACCCTCTAGCTGACAGATCAAATTCAACAAAGTCCAAACAGCCAGTGAAGGTGCTGTCAGTGGAAGCACTCAGAAACGCCTTAAG CAATGCAGGTAAAGTGACAACAAATACACATTCACAAGGAATAAGATTTCTTAATGAAGTTGCAG CTTCAGGGAAAATGGCATGTCTACAAAAAACTAGCTTAGACAAAAG GAAATCATCAACCGTGAAAACAAGTTCATCTGGTGTAGACCAAAAGCCAGAtaccaaaagaaagaaaactgaTGTAGACCAAGCATTGATGGACAAAACTAAGCAGGGAACTGGAAAGATGATTGAATTAAACTATGTCAGTTCAGACGAAGAAAATTGA
- the LOC123214572 gene encoding protein MCM10 homolog isoform X2 codes for MSSHQEDLDLLLSLQDRVLETPPASPSPGYLSDDGSPRQRGQVDMSAFRNVVKDCLDYEPKPVDKTGKLNQSKNLNNPEVEKFSGLRIRNQVLTPAELSERFSDIRFVRLSTIKNLLEGDTLSGCWATVGVLIERGNPKTSSIGKNYCIWKIGCLDENAISIFLFGDAYQQNLKAQAGTVFALFNCTVRRDTKGPGFSLSVSSPSQTLKMGTSVDHGVCKGKRKDGMACTVVINKRKGIYCKYHKVKISDQFSTMRTELKGGNLRTAFKDPYKPEGVYMVDPLADRSNSTKSKQPVKVLSVEALRNALSNAGKVTTNTHSQGIRFLNEVAGKMACLQKTSLDKRKSSTVKTSSSGVDQKPDTKRKKTDVDQALMDKTKQGTGKMIELNYVSSDEEN; via the exons ATGTCAAGCCACCAAGAAGATCTCGATCTCCTCCTCTCTCTTCAAGACCGGGTTTTAGAAACTCCTCCTGCTTCTCCTTCACCTG GATATCTATCTGATGACGGATCTCCAAGGCAAAGAGGTCAAGTGGACATGTCTGCTTTTAGAAATGTTGTTAAGGACTGCCTAGATTATGAACCAAAACCCGTTGATAAAACTGGAAAATTGAACCAATCAAAGAACTTAAACAATCCCGAGGTTGAGAAGTTTTCTGGGCTGCGAATTAG GAACCAAGTTCTCACCCCTGCAGAGCTTAGTGAGCGCTTTTCAGATATCCGATTCGTTCGATTATCAACTATAAA GAATTTGTTGGAAGGAGACACTCTTTCAGGTTGTTGGGCAACTGTTGGAGTTTTGATTGAGAGGGGCAATCCAAAGACTAGTTCTATCGGGAAGAACTATTGTATATGGAAAATTGGGTGCTTAGACGAGAATGCCATatctatatttttgtttggtgATGCTTATCAGCAGAACTTGAAAGCACAGGCTGGAACAGTTTTTGCACTCTTTAATTGTACTGTACGCCGAGATACCAAG GGACCAGGATTTTCTTTGAGTGTGAGCTCTCCAAGTCAAACCCTTAAGATGGGTACTTCAGTGGACCATGGAGTTTGCAAGGGGAAAAGGAAGGATGGGATGGCATGTACAGTTGTCATAAATAA aCGTAAAGGGATCTATTGCAAATACCATAAAGTG AAAATATCAGATCAATTCTCCACCATGCGGACTGAATTGAAGGGAGG TAACTTAAGAACAGCATTTAAGGATCCTTACAAACCAGAAGGTGTTTACATGGTTGACCCTCTAGCTGACAGATCAAATTCAACAAAGTCCAAACAGCCAGTGAAGGTGCTGTCAGTGGAAGCACTCAGAAACGCCTTAAG CAATGCAGGTAAAGTGACAACAAATACACATTCACAAGGAATAAGATTTCTTAATGAAGTTGCAG GGAAAATGGCATGTCTACAAAAAACTAGCTTAGACAAAAG GAAATCATCAACCGTGAAAACAAGTTCATCTGGTGTAGACCAAAAGCCAGAtaccaaaagaaagaaaactgaTGTAGACCAAGCATTGATGGACAAAACTAAGCAGGGAACTGGAAAGATGATTGAATTAAACTATGTCAGTTCAGACGAAGAAAATTGA